In a single window of the Arachis hypogaea cultivar Tifrunner chromosome 6, arahy.Tifrunner.gnm2.J5K5, whole genome shotgun sequence genome:
- the LOC140173609 gene encoding uncharacterized protein: MLVNQQLPVKGEPWKDICHLNIKEQRIKDKMLTGLAIEVGNERSTLFWEDNWLQSGPLKVAFPRLFSVSNQQGSMIWDCGFWDELEWIWNFQWRRELFQWELELVHQLHERLRPVKLSDGKDDNMVWKFDSKGVFSTKSVVQVLQSETLSDEIMSYSYTSSVWQGMVPPRIELFGWFVLIGRVNTRERLSRLGVIRLSDTLCVLCKKEIESVEHLFLLCELTWQVWCSWLRSFGEVWAIPGTIRE, encoded by the coding sequence ATGCTAGTAAATCAGCAGCTACCAGTTAAAGGAGAGCCCTGGAAAGACATATGTCATCTAAATATAAAAGAGCAGAGGATAAAAGACAAAATGCTTACTGGCCTGGCGATAGAGGTAGGGAATGAGAGGAGTACCCTGTTTTGGGAAGATAACTGGCTGCAAAGTGGCCCATTGAAGGTGGCTTTTCCAAGATTATTCTCTGTTTCGAATCAGCAGGGATCGATGATATgggattgtggattttgggatgAGCTTGAGTGGATATGGAACTTCCAGTGGCGGAGAGAGTTGTTCCAATGGGAGCTGGAACTTGTCCATCAACTTCATGAGCGGCTAAGGCCGGTGAAGCTGTCAGATGGTAAAGATGACAATATGGTTTGGAAGTTTGATAGTAAAGGGGTATTTTCTACCAAGTCTGTTGTGCAGGTCTTACAATCGGAGACTCTATCGGATGAGATAATGAGCTACAGTTACACAAGTTCAGTTTGGCAAGGGATGGTACCGCCAAGAATTGAGCTTTTTGGGTGGTTTGTGCTCATTGGTAGAGTGAATACTAGGGAGAGGTTGAGTAGACTAGGTGTTATTAGGCTCAGTGATACTCTCTGTGTACTATGTAAGAAGGAGATAGAGTCGGTAGAGCATTTGTTTCTCCTCTGTGAGTtaacatggcaggtgtggtgcagTTGGTTGAGGTCTTTTGGGGAGGTGTGGGCTATTCCTGGAACCATAAGGGAATAG